A single window of Anaerocolumna chitinilytica DNA harbors:
- a CDS encoding YibE/F family protein, translating to MKKNLKVKIITTMLMLLVFLGAAVVLNRPNTKDVLSSAQKRMFAVAKVTGISNDNAAPDTWTEGRRIGNQELKIKILTGKHKGAVLDTINYIDAYYNVDAKLGTRIIVRLDYNDEGDLYVVAVTNYDRSTVLIIALAVFAAFIMVAGGKQGVRALLGLLFTLLNLWFILIPLVLRGVSPIFAAILISAYTSAGALLVLTGFTKKTLCAFLGCVGGVMAAGIFAWIVTTLTPMNGFNMSEAEELILRASDLPLKISGLLISGILLSALGALMDTSMSIVSALHEVYEQNPSLTRKQIFRSGMNIGRDTMGTMANTLILAFVGSAFNLLILFQVYKYPMIQILNSDMIVIEILQGIAGSIGIIATTPLVAALSAVIFQTHKERNVKSSKGNIKNGNIRKVS from the coding sequence ATGAAAAAGAACCTTAAGGTTAAAATTATAACCACAATGCTGATGCTGCTGGTGTTTCTGGGAGCAGCAGTGGTGCTGAACCGCCCGAATACAAAGGATGTATTGTCATCCGCTCAAAAACGTATGTTTGCAGTCGCTAAGGTAACCGGCATATCAAACGATAATGCAGCACCGGATACATGGACAGAGGGCAGGCGTATAGGTAATCAGGAGCTTAAAATAAAGATTCTGACAGGCAAGCATAAAGGAGCTGTTTTGGATACTATAAACTACATAGATGCCTATTATAATGTAGATGCAAAACTTGGCACCCGGATTATCGTCCGGCTGGATTATAATGATGAAGGAGATTTGTATGTAGTTGCGGTTACTAATTATGACAGAAGCACTGTATTAATCATAGCACTTGCTGTTTTTGCTGCATTTATCATGGTGGCAGGAGGAAAGCAGGGAGTAAGGGCGTTGCTCGGACTTTTATTTACTCTCCTTAATCTGTGGTTTATTTTAATCCCCCTCGTTCTAAGAGGTGTTTCTCCCATCTTTGCGGCAATTCTGATCTCTGCTTATACCAGTGCCGGTGCGCTGCTTGTGCTGACAGGCTTTACAAAGAAAACACTATGTGCGTTCCTTGGTTGTGTCGGCGGGGTTATGGCTGCTGGAATCTTTGCATGGATTGTCACAACTTTGACGCCAATGAATGGATTTAATATGTCTGAAGCAGAAGAGTTGATTCTGAGGGCATCGGATCTGCCGTTAAAAATAAGCGGCCTGCTTATAAGCGGGATCCTGCTCTCAGCCCTGGGAGCACTAATGGATACCTCCATGTCCATCGTATCTGCTCTCCACGAAGTGTATGAGCAAAATCCCTCCTTAACAAGAAAGCAGATTTTTCGTTCCGGAATGAACATCGGCAGAGATACGATGGGAACAATGGCAAATACGCTTATACTTGCCTTTGTTGGTTCTGCTTTTAACCTTTTGATTTTATTCCAGGTCTATAAATATCCGATGATACAAATATTAAACAGTGACATGATCGTAATCGAAATACTCCAGGGAATTGCCGGTTCCATAGGCATCATTGCAACAACTCCCTTGGTCGCAGCCTTAAGTGCTGTTATATTTCAAACTCATAAAGAAAGGAATGTAAAAAGCAGCAAAGGAAATATCAAGAATGGAAATATCAGAAAAGTTTCTTAA
- the pheS gene encoding phenylalanine--tRNA ligase subunit alpha: protein MQEKLKAIVEEALEKMKSADKLESLGDIKVAYLGKKGELTEILKSMKEVSPEDRPKVGQMVNDARNVLEEKLEEARQGFVKKMKEEQIKRETIDVTLPAKKTLLGHRHPNNIALEEVERIFVGMGYEVVEGPEVEYDYYNFEALNIPANHPAKDEQDTFYVNSNILLRTQTSPVQVRMMEEGKLPIRMIAPGRVFRSDEVDATHSPCFNQIEGLVIDKNITFADLKGTLAEFARQLFGEGTKVKFRPHHFPFTEPSAEVDVTCFKCGGKGCRFCKGSGWIEILGCGMVHPNVLKMSGIDPNEYTGFAFGVGLERITLLKYEIDDMRLLYENDIRFLRQF from the coding sequence ATGCAGGAGAAATTAAAAGCAATTGTAGAAGAAGCCCTGGAGAAAATGAAGTCAGCTGATAAGCTTGAGAGTCTGGGTGATATTAAGGTAGCCTACCTGGGTAAGAAAGGTGAGCTGACAGAGATATTAAAATCCATGAAGGAGGTATCTCCCGAAGACAGACCCAAGGTTGGTCAGATGGTTAATGATGCCAGAAATGTACTGGAAGAGAAATTAGAAGAAGCCAGACAGGGTTTTGTAAAGAAAATGAAGGAAGAGCAGATAAAGAGAGAAACCATAGACGTTACTCTTCCTGCTAAAAAGACCCTTCTGGGACACCGTCATCCCAACAACATTGCGCTGGAAGAGGTAGAGAGAATCTTCGTTGGAATGGGCTATGAAGTAGTGGAAGGACCGGAAGTGGAGTATGATTACTACAACTTCGAGGCTCTTAATATTCCCGCCAACCATCCGGCAAAGGATGAACAGGATACTTTCTATGTAAATAGCAATATCCTTCTTAGAACCCAGACCTCTCCCGTTCAGGTAAGAATGATGGAAGAAGGAAAGCTGCCTATTCGTATGATTGCACCGGGAAGGGTATTCCGTTCTGATGAAGTGGATGCAACTCATTCTCCCTGCTTTAACCAGATAGAAGGACTTGTAATTGATAAAAATATTACCTTTGCGGACTTAAAGGGAACCCTTGCTGAATTTGCAAGACAGCTCTTTGGAGAAGGAACCAAGGTTAAGTTCAGACCTCATCATTTCCCTTTTACAGAACCCAGTGCGGAAGTGGATGTAACCTGCTTTAAATGCGGCGGTAAAGGCTGCCGTTTCTGTAAAGGTTCCGGCTGGATTGAAATTCTTGGCTGCGGTATGGTTCATCCCAATGTGCTTAAAATGAGCGGAATTGACCCGAACGAATACACAGGATTCGCTTTTGGTGTGGGCTTGGAGCGTATTACACTCTTAAAATATGAAATAGATGATATGAGACTGCTTTACGAAAATGATATCCGCTTCTTAAGACAGTTTTAA
- the pheT gene encoding phenylalanine--tRNA ligase subunit beta, with protein MNTPLSWIKAYIPELDVTPQEYTDRMTLTGTKVEGYEELDKDLEKIVVGKIIKIERHPDADKLIVCQVQITEEGETVQIVTGAPNVKEGDVVPVVLDGGRVAGGHDGNKTPGGIKIKKGKLRGIESCGMMCSIEELGSSREMYPDAPESGIYIFSDNEAYKDIKIGSCAVEALGLKDVVFEYEITSNRVDCFGVLGIAREAAATFQKEFVPPVIKETGNSEKTSDYIKVAIEDSDLCSRYVARVVKNIKIAPSPQWMQRRLAACGIRPINNIVDITNYVMEEYAQPMHAYDLGLIAGGEIVVRRGKDGEEFTTLDGQVRKIDSSILMICDGEKPVGIAGIMGGENSKITDEATTLLFEAACFDGTNIRLSGKKLGLRTDAAAKFEKGLDPNTAMEAINRACQLIEELGAGEVVGGAADVYPVIRKETRVPFDYKRTNKVLGTDLSKETMLTYFKKIDLGYDEATDEVIVPSWRQDVNLQADLDEEVARFFGYDNIPTTLPTGEATTGKLPFKLRIENVARNVAEQCGFSEAMSYSFESPKVFDKLLVSKEDVKRQAIVISNPLGEDFSIMRTLPLNGMLLSLSTNFNRRNKNVRLYELCNTYLPKALPLTELPDERVQLVLGFYGEGDFFELKGVLEEILVKTGLKNRVTYDPGNPKTYLHPGRQADIIYDGTVIGYLGEVHPDVLEAYDIGDKAYIGVLDMPEIVSRASFDMKYQGIAKYPAVTRDLSMLVSKDTLAGEVEAVIRKSSGNILENCELFDIYEGAQIKEGHKSMAYSITFRAKERTLEEKDITEVMNKILKNLSNMGIELRQ; from the coding sequence GTGAATACGCCATTGTCTTGGATTAAAGCATATATTCCTGAACTGGATGTTACCCCTCAGGAATATACCGATAGAATGACCTTGACCGGTACGAAGGTAGAAGGCTATGAAGAACTTGATAAAGATCTGGAAAAGATCGTTGTAGGAAAAATAATAAAGATTGAAAGACATCCCGATGCGGATAAATTAATCGTATGTCAGGTACAGATTACGGAAGAAGGGGAAACCGTACAGATTGTAACCGGTGCTCCCAATGTGAAAGAAGGAGATGTGGTACCTGTTGTGTTAGACGGCGGAAGAGTAGCCGGAGGGCATGACGGAAACAAAACTCCCGGAGGCATTAAGATTAAGAAAGGAAAGCTTCGTGGAATTGAGTCCTGCGGAATGATGTGTTCCATTGAAGAACTGGGTTCCAGCAGGGAAATGTATCCTGACGCTCCTGAGAGCGGAATCTATATTTTCAGTGACAATGAAGCTTATAAGGATATCAAAATCGGTTCCTGTGCCGTAGAAGCCTTAGGATTAAAGGACGTGGTTTTTGAATATGAAATCACCTCCAACCGTGTGGATTGCTTTGGGGTACTTGGAATCGCAAGAGAAGCTGCAGCAACCTTTCAGAAGGAGTTCGTGCCTCCTGTTATCAAAGAAACAGGGAACAGCGAAAAGACCTCCGATTATATAAAAGTGGCAATTGAAGACAGTGACCTATGCTCCAGATATGTAGCAAGAGTCGTAAAGAATATAAAGATAGCACCTTCTCCCCAGTGGATGCAAAGAAGACTTGCAGCCTGCGGTATCCGCCCTATCAATAATATCGTTGATATCACAAATTATGTGATGGAAGAATATGCACAGCCTATGCATGCTTATGATTTAGGACTGATTGCCGGCGGAGAGATCGTTGTCCGCAGAGGAAAGGACGGAGAAGAATTTACTACTCTGGACGGTCAGGTAAGAAAGATTGATTCTTCTATCCTTATGATTTGCGATGGTGAGAAGCCTGTAGGGATAGCCGGTATTATGGGCGGTGAGAACTCCAAGATTACCGATGAAGCTACAACACTTTTATTTGAGGCGGCTTGCTTTGACGGCACTAACATCCGTTTGTCCGGTAAGAAACTTGGTCTTCGTACAGATGCGGCTGCCAAGTTTGAGAAGGGCTTAGACCCCAATACAGCTATGGAGGCCATTAACAGAGCCTGCCAGCTCATCGAAGAACTGGGAGCTGGAGAAGTAGTTGGCGGTGCTGCCGATGTTTATCCTGTAATCAGAAAGGAAACAAGAGTTCCTTTTGATTATAAGAGAACTAATAAAGTACTGGGAACAGACCTTTCCAAGGAAACTATGTTAACTTACTTTAAGAAAATTGACCTAGGATACGATGAAGCTACAGATGAAGTAATTGTTCCGAGCTGGAGACAGGATGTGAATTTACAGGCTGATTTAGATGAAGAGGTTGCCAGATTCTTCGGTTATGATAACATTCCCACAACCCTTCCTACCGGTGAAGCAACCACAGGAAAGCTGCCTTTTAAGCTTCGTATTGAAAATGTAGCAAGAAATGTAGCAGAGCAGTGCGGTTTCTCCGAAGCAATGAGCTATTCCTTCGAAAGCCCTAAGGTATTTGATAAGCTGTTAGTTTCAAAAGAAGATGTAAAACGACAGGCTATCGTAATATCCAATCCTTTGGGTGAGGATTTCAGTATTATGAGAACCCTGCCTTTAAATGGTATGCTGCTGTCCCTGTCAACGAATTTTAACCGCAGAAATAAGAATGTTCGTTTATATGAACTCTGCAATACCTATCTGCCAAAGGCTCTTCCACTGACAGAACTTCCGGATGAGAGAGTGCAGTTGGTATTAGGTTTTTACGGCGAAGGAGATTTCTTCGAATTAAAGGGAGTGCTGGAAGAAATACTGGTCAAAACTGGTTTAAAGAACAGAGTAACCTATGATCCCGGTAACCCAAAGACTTATCTCCATCCGGGAAGACAGGCAGATATTATATATGATGGAACGGTGATAGGTTATCTGGGAGAGGTTCACCCGGATGTTCTGGAAGCTTATGATATAGGAGATAAGGCGTATATCGGAGTACTGGATATGCCGGAAATCGTAAGCCGTGCCTCCTTTGATATGAAGTACCAGGGAATTGCAAAGTATCCTGCGGTAACCAGAGATTTAAGCATGCTGGTAAGCAAGGATACACTGGCAGGAGAAGTAGAAGCGGTTATCAGAAAGAGCAGCGGAAATATCTTAGAGAACTGTGAACTTTTCGATATTTATGAAGGGGCTCAGATTAAGGAAGGGCATAAGTCTATGGCTTATTCCATTACCTTTAGAGCAAAAGAACGTACCCTGGAAGAAAAAGATATTACGGAAGTAATGAATAAGATATTAAAGAATTTAAGTAATATGGGAATTGAATTAAGACAGTAA
- a CDS encoding Ig-like domain-containing protein: MKNGIRKVLAVFIIAALILPILTSAGSLTVKAAAAPTLSTTQRSLVGIGSTFTLTVKNLNSSTVQTKKWSSSNSKIATVNPSTGYVTAVAKGTTYINLKITYKNKKTATLKCKVTVMIPATKIVINNATDTPDNNSRHLMQVGEKYDFNVDVTPSNSNSVVTYSINNTSVATVDQNGVVTAVSPGFAILTATASLTAAGASTSYINDKIIIEVAAKSAKVKSAVITDSTTLTITFDSAVDAATIFDTKKKLLNVVDITPKYDANGNPANAVGTMTGVLSSDAKVLTITTTKIFSGSYTIHVSASIASTTGVALQNYYTDVTYKDTVAPYYVGYTVDDTGLKASINFSEAMDFSGLTIVDAKLNTTSTATQALPATIALLKGKTNYKVSSDYKSLVIDLTNMDSYDKNKQFTVIMSGIKDLSGNYPAGYTVSAILGTDTTYKPQAQLINIQRTGYNTLTATFSRNIRVPGMVILSNGESIGNGTVDAKDPTKVNYTMSSNGALLSGVQKVSIGMWDSYNVNPSDSTGRSFVSYSVDFTIVSARPTIVKSELKMETNNGTDTYLLYLTYSKDVSLMSQVGSLIATKIITSNNDIYSNRNLSYTASVQGSIVTVILNSAQFSEAGQYTITVPTGFVKDEYYNTNADESIQITKTATASSVLAAPKAVTQSPVNPSVIYVTFADKVDEVSAQTVSNYYIPGATITKAELTTNTNTGATITLTLATGSIPYSTMYPITIRNIAGYNNTYTAMAVYNNTIALNENVGPYLTGATYTYPNMITVTFSENVKGNPSFDIVQNGSTNAGLAVYSCSITDNKVVILLTRTPDKGIPLTLKPTTSNSITDMMGNATTITTVGVTPNY, from the coding sequence ATGAAAAATGGGATCAGAAAAGTTCTGGCAGTATTCATAATAGCAGCGCTTATATTGCCAATACTTACTTCTGCCGGGTCCCTGACTGTTAAGGCTGCCGCCGCACCTACTCTGTCTACCACACAGAGGTCACTGGTGGGTATTGGCTCTACCTTTACCTTAACCGTTAAGAACCTGAACAGTTCTACCGTACAGACAAAGAAATGGTCTTCATCCAACAGCAAGATTGCTACCGTAAATCCCAGTACAGGCTATGTTACAGCAGTAGCTAAAGGTACCACCTATATAAATCTTAAGATAACCTATAAGAATAAAAAGACCGCCACTTTAAAATGTAAGGTTACCGTTATGATACCTGCAACCAAGATTGTTATTAACAATGCAACAGATACACCTGATAATAACAGCAGGCATCTGATGCAGGTTGGGGAAAAATATGATTTTAATGTGGACGTAACACCATCAAATTCTAACAGTGTTGTTACATACAGTATCAATAATACCAGTGTTGCTACCGTGGACCAGAATGGTGTTGTAACTGCAGTCAGCCCCGGCTTTGCAATCCTTACAGCAACAGCTTCCTTAACAGCTGCCGGAGCATCCACAAGCTACATAAACGATAAGATCATTATTGAAGTAGCTGCTAAGTCGGCGAAAGTGAAATCTGCTGTCATAACAGACAGTACGACACTGACAATTACCTTTGACAGCGCCGTTGATGCTGCAACAATTTTCGATACGAAAAAGAAACTCCTGAACGTTGTTGACATTACACCAAAATATGATGCAAACGGAAACCCTGCCAATGCGGTAGGCACAATGACAGGAGTACTCTCCTCCGATGCCAAGGTTCTAACAATAACTACCACAAAGATATTCAGCGGCAGTTACACCATTCATGTATCTGCATCAATAGCATCAACTACAGGTGTTGCGCTTCAAAATTATTATACAGATGTTACTTATAAAGATACGGTTGCACCTTATTATGTGGGCTATACAGTAGACGATACTGGTTTAAAGGCTTCTATCAATTTTTCCGAGGCAATGGATTTCTCCGGCCTGACTATCGTAGATGCGAAACTGAATACAACCTCAACCGCAACCCAGGCCCTTCCTGCAACCATAGCTCTCTTAAAAGGAAAAACCAATTACAAGGTAAGTTCAGACTACAAATCTCTTGTAATAGATTTAACGAATATGGATTCCTATGATAAGAATAAACAGTTCACCGTAATTATGTCAGGAATTAAGGATTTATCCGGCAATTATCCGGCAGGCTATACGGTATCAGCTATCTTAGGAACAGATACTACTTACAAGCCTCAGGCACAGCTTATTAATATTCAAAGAACCGGATACAATACTTTAACTGCTACTTTCAGCAGAAATATCCGTGTACCAGGTATGGTTATTTTAAGTAACGGAGAGTCCATCGGTAATGGTACAGTGGATGCAAAGGATCCCACAAAGGTTAACTATACTATGTCATCCAATGGAGCACTTCTTAGTGGTGTTCAGAAGGTCAGCATCGGTATGTGGGATAGCTATAACGTAAATCCTTCCGATTCTACGGGACGCAGCTTTGTTTCATATAGTGTAGACTTTACAATCGTCAGTGCCAGACCGACTATTGTTAAATCTGAGCTTAAGATGGAAACCAATAATGGTACGGATACCTATTTGCTGTACTTAACCTACAGTAAAGATGTAAGTCTGATGTCACAGGTAGGAAGCCTGATAGCTACCAAGATCATTACCTCTAACAACGATATTTACAGTAACAGAAACCTTTCTTACACAGCATCTGTTCAGGGAAGTATTGTAACAGTAATATTGAACTCCGCTCAATTCAGTGAAGCAGGACAATACACAATAACGGTACCTACCGGTTTTGTAAAGGATGAATATTATAATACAAATGCCGATGAAAGTATTCAGATAACGAAGACAGCAACGGCTTCCTCCGTTCTTGCAGCGCCGAAAGCAGTTACTCAGTCACCGGTTAACCCCAGTGTTATCTATGTAACCTTTGCTGATAAGGTAGATGAAGTATCTGCCCAGACAGTAAGTAATTACTATATACCTGGAGCAACTATTACGAAGGCAGAATTAACCACCAATACCAATACAGGAGCAACCATTACTTTAACATTGGCAACGGGAAGTATTCCTTATTCTACTATGTACCCGATTACAATCAGGAATATCGCCGGATATAATAATACCTATACAGCTATGGCAGTGTATAATAATACGATAGCCCTAAATGAGAATGTCGGACCTTATTTAACAGGGGCCACCTATACTTATCCGAATATGATTACAGTAACCTTTAGCGAGAATGTAAAGGGTAATCCAAGCTTTGATATAGTTCAGAACGGCAGCACCAATGCTGGTTTGGCAGTATATAGCTGTTCGATTACAGACAATAAGGTTGTGATTCTTCTTACAAGGACACCGGATAAGGGCATTCCGCTTACATTAAAACCTACGACCAGCAATTCCATTACTGATATGATGGGTAATGCAACCACTATAACGACGGTGGGAGTTACGCCGAATTATTAA
- a CDS encoding VanZ family protein, which produces MKNVSNKFIMSVSRILFALYLILLAYFLFFSEHYGRTIISGQYRYNLTPFKEVKRFIEYRNIIGPEGFIVNIFGNILAFTPFGFVLPIISPENRKLLNITLLSLEFSLTIELLQLIFKVGIFDVDDLMMNTLGGLIGGVCFLIARKLLRSIRR; this is translated from the coding sequence GTGAAAAATGTCAGCAATAAATTTATTATGTCCGTCAGCCGTATATTATTTGCGTTATATCTTATCTTACTGGCATATTTCCTGTTTTTTAGTGAGCATTATGGAAGAACGATTATTTCCGGTCAATATAGATATAACTTAACACCTTTTAAAGAAGTAAAACGCTTTATTGAATATAGAAATATTATTGGGCCGGAAGGCTTTATTGTAAATATCTTTGGGAACATATTGGCTTTTACCCCATTTGGTTTTGTACTTCCCATCATAAGTCCTGAAAATAGAAAACTTCTGAATATTACTCTTCTAAGTCTGGAATTCAGCTTGACCATTGAATTATTACAGCTTATCTTTAAAGTAGGAATATTTGACGTGGATGACCTTATGATGAACACATTGGGAGGTCTTATCGGAGGAGTTTGCTTTCTTATTGCCAGAAAGCTGCTAAGATCTATACGAAGATAG
- a CDS encoding DUF6142 family protein has protein sequence MLKKRKEVFKFTGRSHSVKGIAAAVIGGLGTAGLLVLFILSSVYRGEGSILLGAAGMIVFVLTITGFILGVRACMEKEIYYTAPITGMVINGILSIVLFILYITGLFL, from the coding sequence ATGTTAAAAAAACGGAAAGAAGTTTTTAAATTTACAGGGAGAAGCCATTCCGTAAAGGGAATAGCCGCAGCGGTTATCGGCGGGCTTGGCACAGCAGGCCTGTTGGTGCTTTTTATCCTTTCCAGTGTCTATAGAGGAGAGGGTTCAATCCTTTTAGGAGCAGCGGGAATGATAGTGTTTGTTCTGACAATAACGGGATTTATCCTGGGAGTCAGGGCTTGTATGGAGAAAGAGATTTACTATACGGCACCAATTACAGGGATGGTAATTAACGGTATCCTTTCAATCGTGCTATTTATCCTATATATAACAGGGTTGTTTCTTTAA
- a CDS encoding aminopeptidase has protein sequence MKEENDDTRERYELALERIRSIQTEDSVKEPYRDYFKTVAAFIDKVALYLNLVEEDSLGKLTLEELAEKNHDLYEDILPDNYEESYANPTYIVKQFGKIGKLLGYLYAEIRGMIVYAAEGRLFPITIYSELFIEVYNYFEEEDEYTYKDVKRAIYDFNMDYCSDIIDYRTRELLDEDLSFAADIIESWDLTDLRYLYQFGEYIGENEIKIASFLNSLPEEEIKAMAFTYTDGYRRGFMAAKIDLSRKRTVNIRYNIGFERMVKYAIHNFAQMGLKPVIYRTAVDSINRKQHLRIGYHSSGPNYQYDYDHRFDIGLYMDKAFHDRRLQAYKAAFENYKDKAALYAGPALIQVFGEKNFAPKAKEEVIKLDKRQQKLSIAFQRDSNMVYYQYIKGDETSFTIIAYPITEIGDKFEEIFRETVRVNTLDNDTYKGIQQVIIDCLDKGEYVRVKGSGRNHTDLSVMLYELKNPEKETIFENCTADVNIPVGEVFTSPKLTGTNGTLHVSRIFLNGLEYTDLSITFKDGMITDYSCGNFKSEEENKRYMKENILYNQDTLPIGEFAIGTNTTAYVMAGKYGIWDKLPILIAEKTGPHFAVGDTCYKMSEELDLFNPDGKKIVAKDNEVSILRKSEIEKAYFNCHTDITIPYDELAEITVVEKSGKETVIIKDGRFVLAGTEKLNEAFM, from the coding sequence ATGAAGGAAGAAAATGATGATACCAGAGAACGCTATGAATTAGCACTGGAACGTATTAGGAGTATACAAACAGAAGATAGCGTAAAAGAACCATATAGGGATTATTTCAAAACAGTGGCAGCTTTTATTGATAAAGTGGCGCTGTATCTGAATCTTGTAGAAGAGGACAGCCTTGGTAAACTTACCTTGGAAGAATTAGCAGAGAAAAACCACGATTTATATGAGGATATTCTGCCGGATAACTACGAAGAATCCTATGCCAATCCGACTTATATAGTTAAGCAATTTGGTAAGATTGGCAAGCTTTTGGGATATCTCTATGCAGAAATCAGAGGTATGATTGTTTATGCAGCGGAAGGCAGACTCTTCCCAATAACGATCTATTCAGAACTTTTTATTGAGGTATATAATTATTTTGAAGAGGAAGATGAATATACCTATAAGGATGTGAAACGGGCAATCTATGACTTTAATATGGATTATTGCAGTGATATCATAGATTATCGTACCAGAGAATTATTGGATGAGGATCTTTCTTTTGCTGCGGATATCATAGAAAGCTGGGATTTAACGGACTTAAGATATCTTTATCAATTCGGAGAATATATTGGAGAAAATGAGATCAAGATTGCTTCATTTTTAAATAGCCTCCCGGAGGAAGAGATAAAGGCCATGGCCTTTACTTATACAGATGGCTATCGCAGAGGATTTATGGCGGCAAAAATTGATTTGTCAAGGAAAAGAACAGTTAATATCCGTTACAACATCGGTTTTGAAAGAATGGTCAAATATGCAATCCATAATTTTGCACAGATGGGGTTGAAACCGGTTATTTATCGGACGGCTGTAGATAGTATCAATCGAAAGCAGCATTTAAGAATTGGCTACCATTCCAGTGGCCCTAATTATCAGTATGATTACGATCACCGTTTCGATATTGGCCTTTATATGGACAAAGCCTTTCATGACCGCAGACTTCAGGCCTATAAGGCGGCTTTTGAGAATTATAAGGATAAGGCGGCTCTATATGCGGGACCTGCGTTGATACAGGTCTTTGGCGAAAAGAATTTTGCACCAAAAGCAAAAGAGGAAGTTATAAAACTTGATAAGAGGCAGCAGAAACTTTCCATAGCATTTCAACGAGATTCCAACATGGTATATTATCAATATATCAAGGGAGATGAAACCAGTTTTACCATAATTGCTTATCCGATTACAGAGATTGGTGATAAATTTGAAGAAATCTTTCGTGAGACAGTCAGGGTAAACACTCTGGATAATGACACTTATAAAGGAATTCAACAAGTGATAATTGATTGTCTGGATAAGGGGGAGTATGTACGCGTAAAGGGAAGCGGCAGGAATCATACAGATCTCTCCGTTATGCTCTATGAACTGAAAAACCCGGAAAAAGAAACCATCTTTGAGAATTGCACCGCAGATGTAAATATCCCTGTTGGTGAGGTGTTTACTTCTCCTAAGTTAACCGGCACAAATGGTACATTGCATGTATCAAGAATATTTTTGAATGGATTGGAATATACGGATCTCTCTATCACCTTTAAAGATGGTATGATTACTGATTATAGCTGCGGAAATTTTAAATCAGAGGAAGAAAATAAGCGTTATATGAAGGAAAATATTCTGTATAACCAGGATACACTGCCAATTGGTGAGTTTGCGATCGGTACAAATACCACCGCCTATGTAATGGCCGGAAAATATGGTATTTGGGATAAACTTCCCATACTGATTGCTGAGAAGACCGGACCTCATTTTGCGGTAGGAGATACTTGTTATAAGATGAGCGAAGAGCTTGATTTGTTTAATCCTGATGGTAAAAAAATCGTAGCCAAGGATAATGAGGTCTCCATTCTTCGTAAGTCGGAGATAGAGAAGGCTTATTTTAACTGTCATACAGATATTACTATTCCTTACGATGAACTGGCTGAGATTACAGTGGTTGAAAAGAGTGGAAAAGAGACCGTAATCATTAAAGACGGTAGATTTGTTCTTGCGGGGACGGAGAAACTCAATGAAGCATTTATGTAA